In Vanrija pseudolonga chromosome 4, complete sequence, a single window of DNA contains:
- the tif223 gene encoding putative translation initiation factor eIF-2B subunit gamma, translating into MSTLLDPRASRRVDTQDFSAVILVGYGENLYPLNEGTNVLSKALMPVGNVPIINIVLDWVFAGGLTDILIIVPPTAEAAISEYLAQTYSSFSHPRAHITLKSYTDGEDDDEQDGEEERAGTARILRRFRSLIKTDFVLLPCDISFPSNLTLASILDKHRATPDAVLTSVFYEPTEAVRESEESMLVGYDKYTNELLLIQGLDTVEEDLGFRMALIDKHPTISLSKRLLDSHIYVFRNTVLDLLATRQSKELSSMREQFVPYLLKGAWQDGLGHRWSTILSPPRRDPLAGALARSITTPYNEVGTYATLSTPSSTGSNETPLPDLRHPSAGDQLIAFKAEVGKTGKSARKSKQNTPIGWTCRVVIHRPEEPVVEEKPAQGKGKQNGKAAAGPEPEVLIRANNLAGYWEVNRRLIRSVGAANAAALAAGVAPVHHQVTSGAQHVGAGATATTGGTPAAAAAADAISSTAQISPDSLIGDGVRIGDRASIKKCVVGRHCNIGKGAKLTGCILWDWVTVEDNARLENVILCGNVRIGEKAQIKDCEFGPGFEAKPGAVIKGERLVAGQEV; encoded by the exons atgtcgacCCTCCTTGACccccgcgcgtcgcggcgcgtcgacacgCAGGACTTTAGCGCTGTTATCCTTGTCGGCTATGGCGAGAA CCTCTACCCGTTGAACGAGGGCACCAACGTCCTCTCCAAGGCGCTCATGCCGGTGGGCAACGTGCCGATCATCAACATTGTGCTCGACTGGGTCTTTGCCGGCGGTCTGACGG ACATCCTCATCATCGTGCCTCCCACAGCTGAGGCCGCAATCTCCGAGTACCTCGCCCAGACGTACTCGTCCTTCTCGCACCCCCGCGCGCACATCACGCTCAAGAGCTacacggacggcgaggacgacgacgagcaggacggcgaggaggagagagCTGGGACTGCGCGTATCCTGAGGCGGTTCAGGTCGCTGATCAAG ACCGACTTTGTCCTCCTCCCCTGTGACATCTCCTTCCCGTCCAACCTCACCCTCGCCTCCATTCTCGACAAGCACCGAGCTACCCCAGACGCTGTCCTTACGTCCGTCTTCTACGAGCCGACCGAGGCTGTccgcgagagcgaggagtCGATGCTTGTCGGATACGACAAGTACACAAATGAGCTTCTCCTCATCCAGGGCCTCGACACGGTCGAGGAAGACCTCGGCTTCCGCATGGCCCTCATTGACAAGCACCCCACGATTTCGCTGTCAAAGCGACTCCTCGACTCGCACATTTACGTCTTCCGCAACACtgtgctcgacctgctcgcgaCCCGCCAGTCCAAGGAGCTGAGCTCGATGCGCGAGCAGTTTGTCCCCTATCTCCTCAAGGGTGCCTGGCAGGACGGTCTGGGCCACCGCTGGTCGACGA TCCTCTCACCACCAAGGAGAGATCCCCTCGCTGGTGCGCTTGCACGCAGTATTACCACCCCCTACAACGAGGTCGGAACGTATGCGACCCTGTCTACCCCCTCGTCGACTGGTAGCAACGAGACGCCACTGCCCGATCTGCGCCACCCAAGTGCTGGCGACCAGCTTATCGCGTTCAAGGCGGAAGTTGGCAAGACGGGCAAGTCGGCGCGCAAGAGCAAGCAGAACACGCCAATCGGATGGACGTGCCGTGTCGTTATCCACAGGCCCGaggagcccgtcgtcgaggagaagccagcgcagggcaagggcaagcagaacggcaaggcggccgccggccccgagcccgaggtgcTCATCCGCGCCAACAACCTTGCTGGATACTGGGAGGTGAACCGCCGCCTTATCCGTTCGGTTGGTGCAGCCAACGCTGCAGCACTTGCGGCTGGAGTCGCACCCGTCCACCACCAGGTCACGAGCGGTGCTCAGCACGTCGGAGCGGGTGCGACTGCCACGACGGGCGGTAcgcctgctgccgctgcggcggctgacGCAATTTCATCCACGGCACAGatctcgcccgactcgctcatcggcgacggcgtgaggATCGGCGACCGCGCGAGCATCAAGAAGTGTGTTGTTGGCAGGCACTGCAACATTGGCAAGGGTGCCAAGCTCACGGGCTGCATCCTCTGGGACTGGGTCACGGTCGAGGACAATGCGCGCCTCGAGAACGTCATTCTCTGCGGCAACGTTAGAATTGGCGAAAAGGCCCAGATCAAGGACTGCGAGTTTGGCCCCGGATTCGAGGCCAAGCCCGGCGCGGTCATCAAGGGCGAGAGGTTGGTCGCCGGCCAGGAGGTTTGA
- the utp15 gene encoding U3 small nucleolar RNA-associated protein 15 → MDFQRTAELPQAPRATSSINPHSRHFHSFRHPLFIKQVAPVTHIHFSPAKPHRYAVTTSTRVLVYAPKTGKVVKTVTRFKDVARSGEFRKDGKLMVAGGDDGLVQVFDVASRAVLRTFKEHNQPVHVAHFSPHSGQVLSGSDDKTVKLWDVSTQSCLATLEGHTDYVRAAVFTEPHTILSSSYDSTVRLWDVRAPPHASNTMTMRHGGAPVEDVAAFPSGGVALSVGGPILRVWDLAMGKCVRALSNHQKTITSIAFDGTYGRVLTGGLDMMVKAYDVESWKVVHTMRYPAPILALAVSPDDTHIAAGMTDGTLSVRRRDPKASEAAAEEKKQAAIAGGAYEYFADMEAVFGRGHVKAKGAALPPVVGPADEIRIETRRREKLREFDRYLKAFKYSAALDAALKKTVRPTTTFALIHELVQRDALRVALTGRDDVTLEPVLAFLARHVTDPRFGESAADVVGVLVDIYAAQLGHSPLVDELLAKMHTSVERELGFQRELVKLRGALDMTLAQAAMSRLS, encoded by the exons ATGGACTTTCAGCGCACCGCGGAGCTCCCGCAGGCGCCACGAGCGACCTCGTCAATCAACCCCCACTCGCGGCACTTTCACTCGTTCCGGCACCCGCTGTTCATCAAGCAGGTCGCCCCCGTGACCCACATCCACTTCAGCCCAGCCAAGCCACACCGGTATGCCGTCaccacgtcgacgcgcgtgctcgtgtACGCGCCCAAGACGGGCAAGGTGGTCAAGACGGTGACGCGGTTCAAGGACGTTGCGAGGAGCGGAGAGTTTAGgaaggacggcaagctcatggtcgcgggcggcgacgacggcctcgtccagGTGTTTgacgtcgcgtcgcgtgCCGTGCTGAGGACGTTCAAGGAGCACAACCA ACCGGTTCACGTCGCGCACTTCTCGCCACACTCGGGCCAGGTGCTCTCCGGCTCGGACGACAAGACGGTCAAGCTGTGGGATGTCTCGACGCAGTCTTGCCTCGCAACATTGGAAGGGCACACGGATTACGTGCGCGCTGCGGTGTTCACAGAACCTCATACGATTCTTTCCTCGTCTTACGACTCGACAGTACGGCTATGGGACGTGCGTGCGCCGCCACATGCGAGCAACACCATGACGATGAGGcatggcggcgcgccagtcgaggacgtcgcggcgTTCCCTTCGGGCGGCGTTGCGCTGTCGGTCGGCGGACCCATCCTGCGTGTTTGGGACCTGGCGATGGGCAAGTGCGTGCGGGCGCTCTCCAACCACCAGAAGACGATCACGTCGATCGCGTTTGACGGGACGTACGGGCGTGTCCTCACCGGTGGCCTCGACATGATGGTCAAGGCGTACGACGTCGAGTCGTGGAAGGTGGTCCACACTATGCGGTATCCCGCCCCGattctcgccctcgccgtgtCGCCTGACGACACGCACATTGCAGCAGGCATGACGGACGGTACCTTGTCcgtgcgacgacgagacccCAAGGCGTCAGAGGCAgctgccgaggagaagaagcaggCCGCGatcgcgggcggcgcgtacgaGTACTTTGCCGACATGGAGGCCGTGTTTGGCCGTGGTCacgtcaaggccaagggcgcgGCCCTGCCTCCTGTCGTTGGACCCGCAGACGAGATCCGCATCGAGACGCGCAGGAGGGAGAAGCTGCGCGAGTTTGACAGGTATCTCAAGGCGTTCAAGTATAGTGCGGCACTGGACGCGGCGTTGAAAAAG aCGGTCCGCCCAACAACGACCTTTGCGCTCATTCACGAGCTGGTGCAGCGGGATGCCCTGCGCGTCGCCCTGAcaggccgcgacgacgtcacACTGGAGCCTGTGCTCGCCTTCCTGGCCCGGCATGTGACCGACCCGCGGTtcggcgagtcggcggcggacgTTGTCGGCGTGCTGGTGGACATTTACGCGGCGCAGCTGGGCCATTCGCCGCTGGTGGACGAGCTTCTCGCCAAGATGCACACGAGCgtggagcgcgagctcgggtTCCAGCGTGAGCTGGTcaagctgcgcggcgcgctggatATGACACTGGCGCAGGCTGCCATGAGCCGGTTGAGCTAG